In Pecten maximus chromosome 10, xPecMax1.1, whole genome shotgun sequence, one genomic interval encodes:
- the LOC117335477 gene encoding uncharacterized protein LOC117335477 has translation MAFYVIILVLAATTCKDMSSLASTTTAVYTTAIYSKPAIDMPTTSTECVDVFHHCETFSTTACDANHQTWAKKYCAKYCKLCDDSCVDLEPNCETFGLAACQMAFSSWATKNCARFCGICVSGDVPTPPSAVHPSRAGCHDAQDCTAYSHDVCTKYEIWARQHCALYCGFCS, from the exons atGGCGTTCTATGTAATAATTTTGGTTCTGGCGGCAACAACATGCAAAG ACATGAGTAGCCTTGCCTCCACTACAACGGCTGTATACACGACGGCTATATATTCCAAACCTGCGATTGACATGCCTACTACATCAACTGAATGCGTCGATGTATTTCACCACTGTGAAACTTTTAGTACAACAGCGTGCGATGCCAATCACCAAACATGGGCTAAGAAATACTGTGCCAAGTACTGTAAactttgtg ATGACTCCTGCGTTGATTTGGAGCCCAACTGTGAAACATTTGGCTTAGCTGCTTGTCAGATGGCTTTTTCATCATGGGCAACAAAGAACTGTGCGCGCTTCTGCGGAATATGCG TTAGCGGAGATGTGCCGACACCGCCATCAGCAGTACACCCATCTCGGGCTGGGTGTCATGATGCCCAAGACTGCACTGCCTACTCCCATGATGTGTGTACGAAATATGAGATTTGGGCCCGTCAGCACTGTGCCTTGTATTGCGGGTTCTGCA GTTGA